The following are encoded in a window of Gossypium raimondii isolate GPD5lz chromosome 13, ASM2569854v1, whole genome shotgun sequence genomic DNA:
- the LOC105782907 gene encoding 3-ketoacyl-CoA synthase 10 encodes MARNEQDLLSTEIVNRGIESSGPNAGSLTFSVRVRRRLPDFLQSVNLKYVKLGYHYLINHGIYLATIPVLVLVFSAEVGSLSREELWKKLWEDARYDLATVLSFFAVFVFTVSVYFMSRPRSIYLIDFACYRPHDDLKVTKDQFIELARASGKFDEASLEFQKKILKSSGIGDETYVPKVIMSKENCATMKEGRLEASTVMFGALDELFEKTRIRPKDVGVLVVNCSIFNPTPSLSAMIINHYKMRGNILSYNLGGMGCSAGIIAVDLARDMLQANPNNYAVVVSSEMVGYNWYPGRDRSMLVPNCFFRMGCSAVLLSNRRRDYRRAKYRLEHLVRTHKGADDRSFRSIYQEEDEQGFKGLKVSKDLMEIGGDALKTNITTLGPLVLPFSEQLFFFATLIWRHFFGGDKSKTSLSPSSKPYIPDYKLAFEHFCVHAASKTVLDELQKNLELSENNMEASRMTLHRFGNTSSSSIWYELAYLEAKERVKRGDRIWQIAFGSGFKCNSVVWRSMRRVRKPSRDNPWLDCTDRYPVRA; translated from the exons ATGGCTAGAAATGAGCAAGATCTGTTGTCAACTGAGATTGTCAACCGTGGGATCGAATCATCGGGACCGAATGCCGGTTCGTTAACGTTCTCGGTTCGGGTTCGAAGACGACTACCTGATTTTCTTCAGTCAGTTAACTTGAAGTATGTGAAGTTAGGGTACCATTATTTGATCAACCATGGTATATATTTGGCTACCATACCTGTTTTGGTACTTGTTTTTAGTGCCGAAGTGGGTAGTCTTAGTAGGGAAGAGCTTTGGAAAAAGCTTTGGGAAGATGCTCGTTATGATCTCGCCACCGTGCTGTCTTTTTTCGCTGTTTTTGTGTTCACCGTTTCCGTTTACTTCATGTCACGCCCTCGTTCCATTTATCTAATTGATTTCGCTTGTTATCGTCCTCACGATGACTTAAAG gTGACGAAAGATCAGTTCATTGAGCTTGCAAGAGCATCAGGCAAGTTCGATGAAGCGAGTCTTGAATTCCAGAAAAAGATACTGAAATCTTCAGGGATTGGGGACGAAACATACGTTCCGAAGGTGATTATGTCTAAAGAAAACTGTGCCACCATGAAAGAAGGCCGTCTCGAGGCGTCGACTGTGATGTTTGGTGCCTTGGATGAGCTCTTTGAGAAAACCAGGATCCGACCCAAGGATGTTGGGGTCCTCGTTGTGAACTGTAGCATATTTAACCCGACTCCGTCCCTCTCGGCGATGATCATCAATCATTATAAGATGCGGGGTAATATTTTGAGCTACAACCTCGGCGGGATGGGGTGCAGTGCGGGGATTATTGCGGTGGATTTAGCTCGAGATATGTTGCAAGCTAACCCGAATAACTATGCGGTGGTGGTGAGCTCTGAGATGGTGGGTTATAATTGGTACCCTGGACGGGACAGGTCCATGCTTGTCCCGAATTGTTTTTTCAGGATGGGATGCTCCGCTGTGCTTTTGTCTAACCGCCGTCGTGACTACCGCCGTGCTAAGTATCGGCTTGAACACCTTGTACGGACGCATAAAGGTGCCGATGACCGGAGTTTCAG GTCAATCTACCAGGAAGAAGATGAACAAGGTTTCAAAGGTCTTAAAGTCAGCAAAGACCTAATGGAAATCGGCGGCGACGCCCTCAAAACCAACATCACAACATTGGGTCCACTCGTCCTCCCCTTCTCCGAACAACTCTTCTTCTTCGCCACCCTAATTTGGCGCCACTTCTTTGGCGGCGATAAATCCAAAACCTCCCTATCACCGTCGTCGAAGCCATACATCCCCGACTACAAGCTCGCCTTCGAACACTTCTGCGTCCACGCCGCAAGCAAGACGGTGCTAGACGAGCTGCAAAAGAACTTGGAACTCAGCGAAAACAACATGGAAGCATCGAGGATGACCTTACACCGGTTCGGCAACACATCGAGCAGCAGCATATGGTACGAATTGGCTTATTTGGAAGCTAAAGAAAGGGTTAAAAGAGGGGATAGGATCTGGCAAATAGCATTCGGTTCTGGGTTTAAATGCAACAGTGTGGTTTGGCGATCCATGCGTCGTGTGAGGAAGCCTTCAAGGGATAACCCATGGCTTGATTGCACTGATAGATACCCTGTGAGAGCTTAA
- the LOC105783842 gene encoding F-box only protein 13 codes for MEIGNGCISKKRKLVEEGSLDELNEDLLERVLSWLPTSTLFRLGSVCKRWKSMADSQSFKLACSRIPSRDPWFYMVDADLNRSIVFDSAKSSWKRLNHPSLLLRDHNRDSIPVAASGGLVCFRNMSGGYIVCNPVTGSCRELPPVDPGQSLLAIAMNAYSNYHGSYKLVLVSGDLPKLSFKVYNSITDCWEEEIMLRRNADDCTKSNDNDEDAVYFLSTAGNVVVTNMQRSPSKQYSSVFTLKDGEEIVYFLTSSGRVIACNLTRKCFSEYPRLLPVFSEYSIDVVECKGEMLVVVLSEFFESASLRVWRYDPKTKTWNQIAAMPPAMSHEFYDKKLDINCVGAGDQVFICLSSAELCSYVLYDFVTNRWVELPECSVNGESLEFMSALSFEPRIEALV; via the coding sequence atggAGATTGGTAATGGCTGCATTTCAAAGAAGAGAAAGTTGGTTGAAGAAGGGTCcttggatgagcttaatgaAGACCTTTTAGAAAGGGTACTTTCATGGCTGCCAACTTCAACGTTGTTTCGCCTCGGTTCAGTGTGCAAGAGATGGAAATCAATGGCGGATTCTCAAAGTTTCAAGCTTGCTTGCTCAAGGATTCCTTCAAGGGATCCATGGTTTTACATGGTGGACGCCGATCTTAATCGATCGATTGTCTTTGATTCCGCCAAGAGTAGTTGGAAAAGACTCAACCATCCGTCTCTACTATTGCGTGATCATAACCGCGACTCCATCCCGGTTGCAGCGTCCGGTGGCCTCGTTTGTTTTAGAAACATGTCTGGCGGTTACATCGTATGCAATCCCGTGACTGGATCTTGTCGCGAACTGCCTCCCGTGGATCCGGGTCAGTCCCTTCTTGCTATTGCAATGAATGCATATTCCAACTACCATGGTTCATACAAGCTAGTGTTGGTCTCTGGTGATCTTCCAAAACTTTcgtttaaagtttataactcGATTACCGATTGCTGGGAAGAAGAGATTATGTTGAGGAGAAACGCCGATGATTGTACCAAATCCAACGACAACGACGAGGATGCCGTTTACTTCCTTAGTACAGCCGGAAACGTAGTGGTAACCAACATGCAAAGAAGCCCTTCCAAGCAATATTCATCAGTGTTTACACTTAAAGATGGTGAAGAGATTGTTTATTTCCTCACCTCCTCAGGCAGAGTAATCGCTTGCAATCTTACCCGAAAGTGTTTCTCCGAATACCCAAGACTGTTGCCGGTCTTCTCCGAGTACTCCATCGACGTGGTGGAGTGTAAAGGAGAGATGTTGGTCGTAGTGTTATCCGAATTCTTCGAAAGTGCTAGCCTTAGGGTATGGCGATATGATCCAAAAACGAAGACATGGAATCAGATTGCAGCGATGCCGCCTGCAATGTCACACGAGTTTTACGACAAGAAGTTGGACATAAACTGTGTTGGTGCTGGTGATCAGGTCTTTATCTGCTTAAGCTCTGCTGAGCTTTGCAGCTATGTTCTGTACGATTTTGTGACGAACCGATGGGTGGAATTGCCTGAATGCTCGGTGAACGGTGAATCATTGGAGTTCATGTCTGCGTTGTCGTTTGAGCCGAGGATCGAGGCTTTGGTATGA